The Microbacterium sp. LKL04 sequence TCCCCGGGCCGCGTCATGAGGAACTCCAGCAGCTGGAACGCCTTGGGCGTGAGCGAGACCTCGATGCCGTCCCGCCAGACCCGTCGCGCGGGTCGGTCGAGGCGAAGGCCCTCCGCCTCGACCAGCTCCGCCGAGACGAGCCCGCCTGCTCCCGCCGCCACGCGGCGGAGGACCGCCCGACTCCGAGAGACGAGTTCCTGCGGGTCGAAGGGCTTGTTGAGATAGTCGTCGGCGCCTTCGTCGAGGGCCGCCGAGCGCTCCCCCGACTCGCCGACGTGGGTCAGCAGGATGACCGGCGTCGTGTCCCCTGCCCGCCGCAGACGCCGCAGGAGCTCGCGCCCGTCGACGACCGGCATGACGACGTCGCTCACGACGATGTCGGGATGCCGGGACTCGATGATCCGCAGCGCTGCGGCGCCGTCCGCCGCCACGTCGACGTCGAATCCGCTGCGACTCAGGA is a genomic window containing:
- a CDS encoding response regulator; the protein is MSSEATPRLLLVDDEQSITESLAPFLSRSGFDVDVAADGAAALRIIESRHPDIVVSDVVMPVVDGRELLRRLRRAGDTTPVILLTHVGESGERSAALDEGADDYLNKPFDPQELVSRSRAVLRRVAAGAGGLVSAELVEAEGLRLDRPARRVWRDGIEVSLTPKAFQLLEFLMTRPGEVHARERLLSVVWGFDFAAHTRAVDNRVAELRSVLRDDASAPTYIETVPGVGYRFTRSVRRA